A stretch of the Aegilops tauschii subsp. strangulata cultivar AL8/78 chromosome 4, Aet v6.0, whole genome shotgun sequence genome encodes the following:
- the LOC109732507 gene encoding (E)-beta-caryophyllene synthase-like, which yields MKDMASIKNERVRKFILDAGCSSDLAMKIDLVDTLERTGVAYHYGQEIEELLHGMHSEENVFGDNLCVTAMRFYLLRKHGYNISPDVFLKFKDDQGNFPSNDVNSLLALYNAAYLRIRGEEMLDDVVTFTKNRLQSMVEHLEPWLAEEVLCTLETPHFRRVERVETRRYIAVYEKKATRDEDILEFAKFDFNILQTLYCEELKALTIWWKDLKSQENPQFARDRIVEVHFWILGVLYEPQYSYSRIMLTKLVLFMSLLGDLYDNYSTTEESNIFTAAMHRWDAHVVEQLPAYLKALYINILKTTNDIEEVLKCQENKNAEFVKKLMIDVVKCYHAEVNWRDEHYVATTVEVHLQLSMASSACMHIISLVFISLGDVTTKDNLEWAFFYPKFIRGVCIVGRIGNDMVSHEREQGSDHMVSTVQTCTIEHGITVVEANEKLKVIIEEACMDIVHERLLKKHSMVLLEKATNLARTMDCMYKREDAYTLSFSLKKTLTSLYVNFI from the exons ATGAAGGACATGGCAAGTATCAAGAACGAGCGAGTGAGAAAGTTCATCTTGGATGCCGGATGTTCTTCTGATTTAGCTATGAAGATTGATCTTGTGGACACATTGGAGCGTACCGGTGTGGCTTATCACTATGGCCAGGAGATAGAAGAGTTACTTCATGGCATGCATAGTGAAGAAAATGTGTTTGGTGACAACCTATGTGTAACAGCGATGCGGTTCTACTTGTTAAGGAAGCATGGGTACAACATCTCTCCTG ATGTATTTTTGAAGTTCAAAGATGACCAAGGAAACTTTCCAAGCAATGATGTGAACTCGTTGTTGGCATTGTACAATGCGGCGTATCTTAGGATTCGTGGAGAAGAAATGCTTGATGATGTTGTGACTTTCACCAAGAATCGACTACAATCTATGGTGGAGCATCTTGAACCATGGTTGGCAGAAGAGGTCTTGTGTACATTGGAAACACCGCATTTTAGGAGAGTCGAGAGAGTCGAAACAAGACGTTACATTGCAGTTTATGAGAAGAAGGCCACACGAGATGAGGACATACTGGAATTTGCTAAGTTTGACTTCAACATTTTGCAAACTCTATATTGCGAGGAGTTGAAAGCTCTTACGAT TTGGTGGAAAGACTTGAAATCACAGGAAAATCCACAATTTGCACGAGATAGAATCGTGGAGGTTCATTTTTGGATACTTGGAGTTCTCTACGAGCCGCAATATTCTTATTCACGTATAATGCTAACAAAACTAGTCTTATTTATGTCATTGCTTGGTGACCTCTATGATAATTATAGCACCACAGAAGAAAGTAACATCTTCACTGCGGCCATGCACAG GTGGGATGCACATGTTGTGGAGCAATTACCAGCATACTTGAAGGCACTATACATCAACATACTTAAGACCACAAATGATATAGAGGAAGTTTTGAAGTGTCAGGAAAACAAGAATGCTGAATTCGTCAAAAAATTG ATGATCGATGTTGTCAAATGCTATCATGCAGAAGTCAATTGGCGCGATGAACACTATGTAGCAACTACAGTTGAGGTGCATTTGCAACTTTCAATGGCCAGCAGTGCTTGTATGCATATAATAAGCCTTGTATTCATCTCACTTGGTGATGTGACAACAAAGGATAATCTTGAGTGGGCCTTTTTCTATCCAAAATTTATCAGAGGTGTATGTATTGTTGGGCGCATTGGTAATGACATGGTTTCACATGAG CGCGAACAAGGATCGGACCATATGGTATCCACGGTCCAAACTTGCACAATAGAGCATGGTATCACGGTAGTAGAAGCCAATGAGAAGCTCAAGGTGATAATTGAGGAAGCATGTATGGACATAGTCCACGAACGCCTCCTCAAAAAACATTCAATGGTGCTTCTAGAGAAGGCAACAAATCTTGCCCGGACAATGGATTGTATGTACAAGCGTGAAGATGCATACACCCTATCATTTAGTCTCAAAAAGACCTTAACTTCACTTTATGTTAACTTCATATGA